The genomic stretch gtagtttccTGCACACTACAAAAACAGAAACTGTGCTTTTAGAAAGCAATAGGACCGTCTCCTCCCCGTCACTCTTGTATACCTGAGGAAGCAATCCTGAAAAACACCAACTTTGCTACCGTCTGATTTCTTGAAGAACAGACTACACAATCTTAAAAATGGGAACCCTCATGCAGTTTGGCGTAGTGCAAAGACTGGAGATCCGGACAGGCACTTGCTGGCAGTATTTCCCCACCAAAGTCGCTCATCCCAAGAAAGAGGTTGCTGGGCGCAGCCGACTGGAACCATCTTCTGCACCCTCACCCCAAAGTCACGGACAGCTGCACAAAAGTAGCCGTATTCTCTTGCACTCATCTCAATCAGGTTTGCTGCCATGGTGGATTGGGCAGAAGAACATTATTTCTGTAATGGTCATATCATTTCATGGACTTCCATTCATATCCACCTAACGGCACAAAGTCTATCTTCTTCAGATGAGCAGCTGGTTTAGCTATGTGAACCATCTAGGTattggacagtgtgctgtgtgccaTAAAAATAACCATGTCACATGCTAACATGGGCAAACCACAACCTCAACACCTTAATGGGATTTGTTGGGAGATAAGAGCTGGCTCtttctaaaagaaaaacaaattttaaaagggCCTAGCTAACTATGGAAAATGAACTTTGAATTAGAATATCAACAGGTTTTCCATGTGCAATACTTAGGATTCCAAAAGTGTCATTTTTCCAAATTAAGAAATTTAAGGCCCAACACATACTGGGAAGTGCTGTTGTGCAGCTCTCAGTCTTTCCCGGACAATTTGCACAGAGCAATTTCCCAGTGGGGTGATGCCCAATTATTATTTGTGCAAGAATGACACAGGTGCATTGGACAGACTCCATTTAAAGCCACAGCCTTTTGGCTCCAATGAGGTGCTCATGGTCTTGTGCAACCACTTGGTGTGTTTTAAGTGCAGAAGAGCACACTGTTACTAGATTctgagcccacccacccccccacaaaaaattccctcccaccccctatgAGCCACATCATGtcagacaggcagagaaagaagaTAGAAAACCAGAGCTAGAGAAAACATCAATGTTCAACATCTGGCAAGGTTCCATGCATACGAAACCATCAAACTCAGatgctttttcctttctttaaaaaaagcagccaggatcaccaaaaaaaaaatgttaggcTTTGTCGCTGCAGTTCACATTTGCCACCCAGATCCAGCACAAAAACCAGACCTGCCTTTGGCCCATCAGCGAATCTGATCAAAACAAAGTAGACATGTGCCTTGATGTGGCATCAGTGGAGCTCATATGGCAAATTTGTTCCGACTCTGTAGAAAAAGAGACCAGACTGCCTTTCCCATGCATAGCTTGTTCCTTGTGAGAGACCAAGGTATCCCACCACACACGAGGGGGTCATTCGTAAGCCAGACCGCCAATTGACTGCTTTCTATAGCAAAGCCTTCTTCTTCAGGCATTACAGACTGGGGAGgtgaaggaggggaaaaacagtCTGTACATGACAAGAGAAGGAAAGCAGAAGACCTCAAGGGTTCCAATGGTACCGGCAAGTTTTTCCAATAACTTCTGTGTCCTAAGTCAGACATGGCATCATTAAAATCCAGCAAGCAGGGAAATATCCTTCCATGCTTAAACATCTTGCTGCAACTAATATCTCAATGGGAGAGAAGCGGACAGGTCAGAGGAAGGGGGTTTCCTTTTCTTCTGGTGCCTGCTTCTTCATCATCCTCAGCCAAACaccaaagggggggaaaaagaacacACAGATAAGGAAGTCCAGGTTCCCCCTTAGCTGAGAGGCAGCCTTGGCTCTCCATCCCATCTCAAAACAAGACAAAAGACGGTCACAGCTTAGCTTATACCCGGGTTCACCCAACTCTTTAGATCAGACACCCAACTCCTTCACGCAGGAAACAGGACATTGCTGGCTCTTTCCTGTCTCAAATCCTGCGAGACACTAAACAGAAGGGAAGGGGAATGGGAAAGTGTAGTAGAAAAACGATAGCTTATTTCCAAAGAGGACAGAGAGAAGGCCCAAGTCTTCACATGTGTGCACATGGATGATGCTGCCATTGACCCACTGAAGGCCAGAGACACATTTTAAAACCATAACAAAAAATAACCCAACTAGGCCAGGGCACTTTCAATCATGGGGTTCAGAGGTCCCAAGTGGCACTCCCCATGGGTCACATGGCAGGGGGAAAGGGAATTatctcttccttcctctcctttgcAAAGCTACAGACTCCACTGTCCACACACCAGTTACTTCTCTCTCTGGGCGAAGGCACAGGTGTGAGCCCCCAACCTTGGGGGGAGttgccaggaagggggcagacagTGAGAACAATTGGGCTGGAAGGCACAGAAGTGCAAACTGCGCAACGAGAACAGAGAGCAGCGGCCAGCGTCCTGGAgctcagcaggaggaagaggcagctcAGTCCACGAACCGTTGGCAGGCCTTCTTCCAGCGACAGGCCGTGCACCACATGTTCCGGTTCTCCATCCCATAGACTTTGCGGCATTTCTTGGCCTCACCGCGTGGCTTCCTGcaaagagggagaggagaaggcCATTCAAGAGGAGCACTCCTGCCTGCACAGGGGGCAGTTTCCAAGCTTCAGGGGCATGTAACTAGGGTGCAGCCCGAGGGGCACCTGCCTTAGGTTCTATGTGGAGGGCGCAATGTGcaaagcagtcacttctgggttcctcCTGGAGGAGGCGGTGCTGGCTGCTTCCAGCCCTCCATTCCTTCCCTTTGGGGAGCCTCTTCCTGTGGACGCAAAGGGTATGCAAAGACAACAGCACCTCCTCCtgcagggagaacctggaaatgacatcatgatgtcacttccccagGCACGGGGGCgtctagttacacctctgtttgggggccacagctcagtgaaCACGCCTTGTGCCATTTCAGAGCATTTGTCACCTTGCTCAGTACGGTTTACAATGAATGGCTGCAGCTTATCTGGATTTAAGACTGGGAGGGATTCTTACTTGGAGGTACCAGGGACTACTCTACCACTAAAGCACATGTTCTATCACTATGGTACATGAACTTTCCAGGTTCAACTCCCAGTACCTCCAAGTCAGAGATGGCAAAGGCTCCCCAGCCAGAAACCTGCAAGACCTGCTGTCAGTCGCTAAAGTCAATAATGCTGAACTAAATTGGACCAAACATTTGGTATAGAAGATAGCTTCATGTGTTCATCAAATGTGAAGCAATGAGGAAAACACAATATGGCAAAACTGAAAAATAATAAGAAACACACATTTTCCAGTTTTGCATACCAAGGCAAAAAAATCCTAGCTTCACACATACACTGATGGGACCCAGAGCCTTGAGTGATGTACCAGGAAAGAGATCTGGGGTcatggtggatagctcaatgGAATCGCTGACCCCACAGGCAGAAGTTTAGAAGGCAAGTTCCATGCCAGGAGCGGTTAAGAAAGGGATCAAGGAAAGGACTGCTAGCATTATAATGCTCCCTTAGAAATCTACTGAGCAGCCACATTTGAAATACCTTCTGGAGTCCTGGTCACCACTGTTGCCAACgacctcactttccaaaatgtgcaATCTCTCCTAACCACCTTGGTTAGAACTTGGAACAGACCTGAGAGTCAGTCAGGACTTAGCCTGAAGCGGAGGCATCTCTTAATAAAATCTATCAcatggttactgttagcctaattagaAGCACTTTGAGACTGACTGGATAGCAGAGTGAACAGTGGCCCCCAAACAGCCCTACTCTGCATTTCAGCCTCTCCAGTAACAAGTTCTCCCAACTGTGTTTAATTCTAGGCCATGCAAATCCAGACATGAGACTGCCTGTGTGTACATATGTAGAGGTCAATGTGTACACAAGCATGTGTGGGACCATGCTGACAACATTACACCTCCAAAGAATATTGCCGAGTTAGAAAGGGTACAAAAAGAGGCCAGCTGAAACAATCAGAGCatcttccttataaggaaaggctacatttGTGGCGTTAAACCTTGAAAGCAAGGTGATTGAGGGTAGATGTGATAGAAACCTATAAAATTACACATGGTGTGGAAAGGGAGAGGTTTTTCCGACCCCTCTTGAACCAAGAGTTATCCAATAAAACTGGTTGGCAGAAGATTTGGGACAGGCAAAAGGagatacttcttcacacagcgcatgacataagaacagccccactggatcaggccataggcccatctagtccagcttcctgtatctcacagctgcccaccaaatgccccagggagcacaccagataacaaggaacctgcatcctggtgccctcccttgcatctggcatagcccattgctaaaatcaggaggttgcacatacgcatcatggcttgtaacccataatggatttttcctccagaaacttgtccaatccccttttaaaggcatccaggccagatgccatcgccacttcctgtggcaaggagttccacagaccaaccacatgctgagtaaagaaatattttcttttgtctgtctggcCTGTGGAACTAAATGCCACAAGTCGGGTTTTTCTTAGGTTTTTAATTTGCCCAGGTAAAATGCTTTCGGTATAGAGCAtttttgaaagaaagagagaTAGACAGAAAGACTGCAGCAAGCTAaattacaggcatccccccccccagtgggtaCAGAAACTGTGGAAATGGGGGAGCCCTATCTCTGCACCCATTAATGTTTAGATCCTTATCGCtgtgaaaatgttcttcctttagaggtcactataagcatacaAGTTTATAGCGACATGGAGGCAGGCTACAGGCAGCCTGAATACATGAAAAAAACTAGAACAAACATTAACAGGACAGAACTTACTTCCTGGTAGAGAGATGACACTGGGTAGAGAGAGGGAGATACAGAAACAAACACCATGAACAGACTCACCTAGTGCCTGATGCTGGCTTTGGCATGGAAGGGGGCACTAATGGGTGTGCTTTGGCAACAGGTAGGGAAGGAACTTTCTCTCCTATGTCAGCAGGTCGGATGGGAGTCAGGCAGccctgggggagggaagaacacAATCTATGCAGACACCATTGGTTCTAGAACCTGAGCAGCCAAACTAACAACTCTGTCACTCTGAGAAATGGGGGCAGCACCAACAAAGACCAGGATGGGAGGGGAGGTTCTCGTCACCTAGACACAAAAGCCACAAGTTATCCAAATTCAGGCTGCTTTTAACTATAGACTGACTGCTCTCTTGAAGTAACATAGTTGGGTGAGGACATGAGTGCCTGCACCTTGCAGTCACTGctccaatggctccaaaggcaggtaggaggggccgcttacacagcacacTGCAGCGCCTtcagtacttaccacactgccctctcctctggctacactactgtgATCTCAAGCCAGCTGCCTACTTGTGATCAAGGACAGGCACAGTCTGGTTACTTACCGAGGGACTTTTGAAGAGGACTGGAGGGAGAGGCGGTGGGAAAAGTGTCGGCTGCTGCCGCCAGGATATGCTGATTTCCATTCCAGGGGGTGGAGCTTTCAGATCAGCCAGGACACCAGTAGGACCTGCGGCCTGGAAAACAAAGCAGTGTTCAGAGTCTCCAAACTGTGGAGGGCCACTGAGGGGCTGAACACAGAGGTCCCCAATTCCATTTTTtgggcttctggggtggggggtgacaaaCAGAATGTTAAATGTGTTTTCATCTAGTTCTGGATTTGttttaaaatagcagctgtggggtgGATCCACTCCAGATCAGGCCCACTACATAGAGGCTTTCAACCCTTTCCCTCTATGCCATTTGCCTGCTGAAAATCCCTTCCCCCCCAACAAAGTTGCTATGAACCACTGAAGGTGCCATCTGGCCACCTTCAGGGTCCCACAGCACCTGGGGAAAGGGTTCAGTGGGAACTAGCCCTGAGGAAAAGGGCTGAACTCTTCTGCTTCTATGCCAGTGCCCCCATCCAGATCCGGtccctgcacagctgctgcagaggagTAAACACAAGCTACCAAGGAGACAATGACACATTTAACATCTGGCCTAGTTGGACCATGGAATAGCATCAATCTGCTATTTGGGCCCCACCCAGCTAAACTGCCAGCAATGCTCTACATCCCGAACACACCTGGTAGGCATGGTCAGTTTGGACGTGGCACAGGCTTGTGGGCGCCGACTGGCTCAGGATGGTCAGGGGTGTCGACTGGCTCAGGTGAGACACCAGGGTAACCTCTGGCTTGACTGGAAGTGGTGGGGTTTGCTGTACCTCCTCCAGAACAGGAAAGGCGGGTGGCACAGAGGAAGTGGGAGAGACAGGCGTCAGGCTGGACAGCCCGTCCGTCAGGGAGTCCACGTTGACGTCCAGCTCGGTGTAGTAGAAGTCTTCTTCCCCATCGCTCTGATCCAGGTCTGCCTTCCGTCTGGCAGAGGCAAAGGAGAGACAAACATCACTCACTGAGGTCCAGCTGACAACCAACACCCAGCAGGAAAATCATTCAGATGAGCTGCTGGGGGTTTCAGCCCTCCAGCCTCTTGgcacccattcctcccaccagCCACCAGAGTAGCTACCAAAGAGGTGGAGTGGTTAattattgcaggcactgcaacatgccatgtaagttgcccctcccactcaccatcagaaccGTTCTGGGAAGCAATGGCTCTGAATGAGTAGGAGGAgccgcttacacagcatgttgcagtgtCTGCACTACTTAACACGCAGCCACCTctgcagctatgctactgccaccaGCTATTCTTATCTCCACCCTTTAAAAGCTGCTGGAGAAagaatacaggtataatctaattatccacagattttttttatctgcggttttatctcaacatgacaagggccctttaaattaaagggaaaaagttgtttaacaatagtctcGTTAATGGggagctggctaacaatccatctatcattttctctccaggcacttagaacagcttcactccaaggcaagcaagccctcccttccccctgagcacatgaaagaaaggtaatcactctGCATTGATGAAGATAGGAGTCgatggcttggagtgaagcctttctaagcgcctggagagagaatgattgatggattgtctgcctaatgactttgTCTAACAACacaaagctcagcaaggctgtttttaaatcgcctggcaaagggacattgttttttaaatggatttgctttaatgcaatttttgccatccatgtgacaGAACCCTTGCGAACAGGAACTCCACCTGTATCTAGGGCAATGCTGCTGCTATAATCCAAGAATAGAAATTTCCCAACTAACTTCCCACCCTTTTCTTCGCCCCTTTTCAAAAACAGGGACACCTCCGGGCACCAGGGCCTTCTTGAGCTGTGCTCCAAACCCAACCTGTCAAATTCCTGCCACAAATGGCCATAAAGCCAAACCTACCCCAGGTGGGTGGTCCGGATGTGTTTCTGCATCCCAGAGGAACTGCTCAGCACCTTCCCGCAGTTCTTCCATAGGCACTTGAACATCACCTTGGTGGAGTTCTGGAACAGACAACAGTATGACTGCAGAGCTTCTTATGTCCCAACAAGGACTCAAGCCCTGctgccctggagaaagggaaatcTACCCCGTTGAAAGGGCTGGGAGAAGCCCTGATCTGAGGCTTGCTTAGTCAAAGACtaaaaacaggggtgctcaaactttcaactttacggatgctggacctttaacaagcgtagagaagaaagaatttcagcaggtgcagcttgtcatccacagatgacaagctgcacctgctgaaattctttcttctctacgcttgttaaaggtccagcatccctaaagttgaaagtttgcgcACCCCTGACTAAAAAGCCTATTTTCCATCAGATACTGACTGATGGAAGGCTGACCAATCCTTCACATTTGAAAAACTGAACTGCCCCTTCACCCCCAACTCAACCACCATCCTCTTTTACCTTCCTCTTCCTGGGGATGGGGTCACCAAACAGGAAGTGAGGCACTTCCGTCTCCTCAAGATCTGACTGCAGGGACGAGAGGAAACTGGTGGCGACGTCTGTGGAGAGCGGGGGCGATGGTGTTGAAGGGGTGGAGACGTCACTTGGGGGGTCCCAACTCCAGTCCccgctgttgttgctgctgctgctacagctggAGGACATGGCTGGACCTTCCTTCCAGGTGTCCCCATTGGTTTCTGCCAAAGAAGAAAGGAGTCAGGGCGTCTCAGTCTGTTGGTGGCAAACACAAGCAGGCAATCGACTACAGGCAATCGACTACAGGGGTGAACTGCTAAAGAGAAAGCTGACAGGATTTCTGTCCTTAGACTAGCAGACTTACCGTCATGCACATGAGATGGCCTGCAGTTGGTGAACAGCCTGCTTGCAC from Tiliqua scincoides isolate rTilSci1 chromosome 4, rTilSci1.hap2, whole genome shotgun sequence encodes the following:
- the SLC2A4RG gene encoding SLC2A4 regulator isoform X2, with the protein product MDPKPRLFKRSASPSGRICSPPPGLTSAGPCCCRPDSSPPAAGLYCGVAPCKPPPAGNAVYTVLVGDAASVRRRSRRRSCEDGAQGRLPLLQKSPTHCNGKAFPGEAEPVNGQTRHPLDPLVLKRPEEEAVALRLLDQSPLHHSAYIPVPRQRKLSEKAGIDEVMAAAVLTSLSTSPVVLNNPPNGFSTETNGDTWKEGPAMSSSCSSSSNNSGDWSWDPPSDVSTPSTPSPPLSTDVATSFLSSLQSDLEETEVPHFLFGDPIPRKRKNSTKVMFKCLWKNCGKVLSSSSGMQKHIRTTHLGRKADLDQSDGEEDFYYTELDVNVDSLTDGLSSLTPVSPTSSVPPAFPVLEEAAGPTGVLADLKAPPPGMEISISWRQQPTLFPPPLPPVLFKSPSGCLTPIRPADIGEKVPSLPVAKAHPLVPPSMPKPASGTRKPRGEAKKCRKVYGMENRNMWCTACRWKKACQRFVD
- the SLC2A4RG gene encoding SLC2A4 regulator isoform X1, giving the protein MDPKPRLFKRSASPSGRICSPPPGLTSAGPCCCRPDSSPPAAGLYCGVAPCKPPPAGNAVYTVLVGDAASVRRRSRRRSCEDGAQGRLPLLQKSPTHCNGKAFPGEAEPVNGQTRHPLDPLVLKRPEEEAVALRLLDQSPLHHSAYIPVPRQRKLSEKAGIDEVMAAAVLTSLSTSPVVLNNPPNGFSTETNGDTWKEGPAMSSSCSSSSNNSGDWSWDPPSDVSTPSTPSPPLSTDVATSFLSSLQSDLEETEVPHFLFGDPIPRKRKNSTKVMFKCLWKNCGKVLSSSSGMQKHIRTTHLGRKADLDQSDGEEDFYYTELDVNVDSLTDGLSSLTPVSPTSSVPPAFPVLEEVQQTPPLPVKPEVTLVSHLSQSTPLTILSQSAPTSLCHVQTDHAYQAAGPTGVLADLKAPPPGMEISISWRQQPTLFPPPLPPVLFKSPSGCLTPIRPADIGEKVPSLPVAKAHPLVPPSMPKPASGTRKPRGEAKKCRKVYGMENRNMWCTACRWKKACQRFVD